One Rhodobacteraceae bacterium M385 genomic region harbors:
- a CDS encoding class I SAM-dependent methyltransferase translates to MPSRAHADGAMPLDVYQSETADQSVRADWSAYATAYDLLSEHNPEYQAILSSFDTFLASIETPQLIYDIGGGTGNYTERAAIACPDSEIHLAEPDPGMIAAAKAKLSAHRNITYDNVALESFSPSHQADLIVCVHAIYAMPNPQQRLKDLRRLLRPGGWLFLVDLGRDMDVADWRRYLFGSIKAKHGLLGALRVFWQGREIAKQNSAIYDAQQKGVYWTHSAEELATAVTAAGFEIHREDTVYRGYSDLLVCRAPSETSGDDHE, encoded by the coding sequence ATGCCGTCACGCGCTCACGCTGACGGGGCAATGCCCCTTGACGTCTATCAATCAGAAACAGCAGACCAATCGGTGCGGGCCGATTGGAGCGCCTATGCAACTGCATATGATCTGCTGTCTGAACACAATCCAGAGTATCAGGCGATCCTTTCATCGTTCGATACATTCCTCGCCTCAATTGAAACGCCTCAACTGATTTATGACATCGGCGGGGGGACCGGAAATTACACCGAAAGGGCGGCGATTGCCTGCCCCGATAGTGAAATCCATTTGGCCGAACCTGATCCCGGCATGATTGCCGCGGCAAAAGCCAAATTGTCGGCGCACCGCAATATCACTTACGACAACGTCGCGCTCGAAAGCTTTTCGCCATCGCATCAGGCGGACCTGATCGTTTGTGTTCACGCAATCTACGCGATGCCCAACCCGCAACAGCGCCTGAAGGATCTGCGCCGATTGCTCCGGCCCGGCGGTTGGTTGTTCCTTGTGGACCTTGGGCGGGACATGGATGTGGCCGATTGGCGCCGCTACCTGTTTGGCAGCATCAAGGCCAAGCACGGGTTGTTGGGCGCTTTGCGGGTGTTTTGGCAGGGACGTGAAATCGCCAAGCAGAACTCCGCGATCTATGACGCGCAGCAAAAGGGCGTCTACTGGACCCATAGCGCGGAAGAACTCGCTACGGCGGTCACGGCGGCGGGGTTTGAAATCCACCGCGAAGACACCGTGTACCGCGGCTACAGCGACTTATTGGTGTGCCGGGCACCGTCAGAAACAAGCGGGGATGACCATGAATAA
- a CDS encoding tryptophan 7-halogenase, with translation MPQTCDVVIIGGGPAGSTMAARLAEMGLDVVLFDKDVHPRFHIGESLLPRNLPILAQLGVLDAVEAIAVKKFGADLALPDREDYRKFDFAEANPSHPHAFQVKRAEFDHLLLQNARKAGARVMEGVRVNDVNFEGAECVNVTVDGAGPVWQTRFVVDASGRDTFLAARMKTKERDPNHNSAAVFAHYKGVQRRPGTDAGNTSVTWFENGWFWTIPLSEGVDSVGVVCDPEFLRTRKGPLDEFLAETIASCPQMRQRMADAQPISSAQAAGNFSYKSNRMHGDRYLLIGDAYAFLDPMFSTGVYLAMESAMQGAEAVHTLLTQPETGRLKLDAHVISMERGLGRLSWFIYKFNTPATRKLFMSRLNPLNMRREVIGLLAGDVFGRRSGGIGVPAFKLAHRLLSVVLR, from the coding sequence ATGCCCCAGACCTGCGATGTCGTCATTATTGGCGGCGGTCCGGCTGGGTCCACCATGGCCGCTCGGCTGGCGGAAATGGGGTTGGACGTTGTGCTGTTCGACAAGGACGTACACCCAAGGTTCCACATTGGCGAAAGCCTTCTGCCCCGAAACCTGCCGATTCTTGCGCAGCTTGGCGTGCTAGACGCGGTTGAAGCGATCGCGGTTAAGAAGTTTGGGGCCGACCTTGCCCTACCCGACCGGGAAGATTACCGGAAATTCGATTTCGCCGAGGCCAACCCAAGCCACCCCCACGCCTTTCAGGTTAAGCGGGCCGAGTTTGATCACCTGCTGCTGCAAAACGCCCGCAAGGCCGGGGCGCGGGTTATGGAGGGGGTGCGCGTTAACGATGTTAACTTTGAGGGGGCGGAATGCGTTAACGTGACGGTGGACGGCGCCGGGCCCGTTTGGCAGACGCGATTTGTGGTGGATGCCAGTGGGCGAGACACGTTTCTGGCCGCACGCATGAAAACGAAAGAGCGCGACCCAAACCACAACAGCGCCGCCGTGTTTGCCCATTACAAAGGCGTGCAAAGACGCCCCGGAACCGACGCGGGCAACACGAGTGTCACCTGGTTTGAAAACGGGTGGTTCTGGACGATCCCGCTGTCGGAGGGTGTCGATAGCGTGGGGGTCGTGTGCGACCCGGAATTCCTGAGGACCCGCAAAGGCCCCTTGGACGAGTTTCTGGCTGAAACAATCGCCTCATGCCCGCAGATGCGCCAGCGTATGGCCGATGCACAACCGATTTCCTCGGCGCAGGCGGCGGGAAACTTCTCGTACAAATCCAATAGGATGCATGGGGACCGCTACCTGTTGATCGGCGATGCCTATGCCTTTTTGGACCCGATGTTTTCCACCGGTGTATATTTGGCGATGGAAAGCGCGATGCAGGGGGCAGAGGCGGTGCATACCTTGCTGACACAGCCCGAAACAGGCCGCCTGAAGCTCGACGCCCATGTCATCAGCATGGAGCGCGGCTTGGGGCGGTTGTCGTGGTTCATCTACAAGTTCAACACGCCCGCGACGCGGAAACTTTTCATGTCGCGCCTTAACCCTCTGAACATGCGCCGAGAGGTGATTGGCCTGCTGGCTGGAGATGTCTTTGGGCGCCGGTCAGGTGGCATCGGCGTGCCCGCTTTCAAGCTGGCTCATCGCCTTCTTAGCGTCGTCTTGCGTTAG
- a CDS encoding type III polyketide synthase yields MTTPYLHGLSTALPPHCLSQDDVRERAAIIFGGKYPQFDRLSKSFETAGIDQRYSVVPIDWFSDDHGWEDRNAAFMVGAKAMYIEAAQRALDAAGWQGADVDCVVSVCSTGLATPTLDAQVFSDMGFRQDIMRVPLFGLGCAGGVSGLSVAQSIAAGRPGAKVLLVVVETCSLSFRADRLQKADIIAAVLFGDGSAAACISTETPQNGRVIALGQGHQTMWPDTLGIMGWDVDETGFGVVFDRSIPGFVTEEFATAAQGALTAANLTHDQIDRYVCHPGGAKVVDAIEGALSLPQGSLVAERETLRAAGNMSAPTVMFVLQSVLDAGTTGQMMACALGPGFTASFLPFQVEAAA; encoded by the coding sequence ATGACGACACCCTATCTGCACGGCCTTTCTACCGCACTTCCGCCCCATTGCCTGTCGCAAGACGATGTTCGCGAACGCGCTGCGATTATTTTTGGCGGCAAGTACCCGCAGTTTGACCGCCTTTCCAAGTCTTTCGAGACGGCGGGCATCGACCAGCGGTATTCGGTTGTTCCGATTGACTGGTTCTCGGACGATCACGGGTGGGAAGACCGCAATGCCGCCTTCATGGTGGGGGCGAAGGCGATGTATATCGAGGCTGCGCAACGCGCCCTTGATGCGGCGGGCTGGCAGGGTGCGGATGTGGATTGCGTCGTGTCCGTGTGCTCCACCGGTTTGGCCACGCCCACACTGGACGCTCAGGTCTTTTCAGACATGGGGTTTCGCCAAGACATCATGCGGGTACCGCTGTTTGGCCTCGGCTGTGCGGGGGGCGTTTCGGGCCTGTCGGTGGCGCAATCCATCGCGGCGGGAAGGCCCGGCGCAAAGGTGCTGCTTGTGGTGGTTGAGACCTGCTCTCTCTCGTTTCGGGCGGACCGGTTGCAGAAGGCAGACATCATCGCGGCGGTCCTGTTCGGCGACGGGTCTGCGGCGGCCTGCATCAGTACGGAAACGCCACAGAACGGCAGAGTTATCGCGCTTGGGCAGGGGCACCAGACGATGTGGCCCGACACGCTTGGGATCATGGGATGGGACGTGGACGAAACAGGCTTTGGCGTGGTCTTTGACCGCTCCATCCCCGGTTTCGTGACCGAGGAATTTGCCACAGCCGCACAGGGCGCGTTGACCGCCGCGAACCTGACGCATGACCAGATTGACCGCTACGTCTGCCACCCCGGCGGGGCCAAGGTCGTGGATGCCATTGAGGGCGCGTTGAGCTTGCCGCAAGGCTCGCTGGTGGCGGAGCGGGAGACTCTGCGCGCCGCCGGAAACATGTCGGCGCCCACGGTGATGTTCGTGCTGCAATCGGTGCTCGACGCAGGCACCACGGGGCAAATGATGGCCTGCGCCTTGGGCCCCGGCTTCACGGCGTCATTCCTGCCGTTTCAGGTGGAGGCCGCCGCGTGA
- a CDS encoding Lin0512 family protein, protein MAVKRLLTEFGMGSSLRRQDYTQAAERAVKDALWHNSINLAELFGKQKEEMQITVEVGVQNPDALETDKIAAIFPYGQVTVVPRQGGLDVPRSDGGKPTVIANVAISVALDLGETA, encoded by the coding sequence ATGGCTGTAAAACGATTGCTGACGGAATTTGGCATGGGCAGCTCACTGCGCCGTCAAGATTACACCCAAGCCGCTGAACGCGCTGTGAAAGATGCTTTGTGGCATAACTCCATCAATTTGGCCGAGCTGTTCGGGAAGCAGAAGGAAGAGATGCAGATTACGGTAGAGGTCGGCGTTCAGAACCCCGATGCGCTGGAAACCGACAAGATCGCCGCGATCTTCCCTTATGGGCAGGTGACAGTCGTCCCAAGGCAGGGCGGGTTGGACGTGCCCCGCAGTGATGGCGGGAAGCCAACGGTCATCGCCAACGTCGCCATTTCTGTTGCCCTGGATTTGGGAGAAACCGCATGA
- a CDS encoding Lin0512 family protein, which produces MSEQRFIIEMGMGNDQYGQDYTKAAARAIEDAIRHSAIPMFEATGLSSDQMRVQVTVGVQAPERVDCAALAEKLPRGQATVTAVQGGLDVTNPDTGKVLVIASAAVEAFLPKQSG; this is translated from the coding sequence ATGAGCGAGCAGCGTTTCATCATCGAAATGGGCATGGGCAACGATCAATACGGCCAAGATTACACCAAGGCCGCCGCCCGCGCGATTGAAGATGCCATTCGCCATTCCGCCATCCCGATGTTTGAGGCGACGGGCCTGTCGTCGGACCAGATGCGGGTACAGGTTACGGTGGGGGTGCAAGCGCCCGAGCGTGTCGATTGCGCGGCGCTGGCCGAGAAGCTGCCACGGGGGCAAGCGACGGTAACGGCGGTGCAAGGCGGGTTGGACGTGACGAACCCCGACACCGGTAAAGTGCTGGTCATCGCCTCTGCCGCGGTGGAGGCTTTTTTGCCGAAACAGTCCGGATAG
- a CDS encoding TetR/AcrR family transcriptional regulator — translation MTISLSEKESQIAAAALRVFTRYGLKRATMNDVAEEAGVVRQTLYNVFANKDEVIHGTLLYYTEMLRQRTLDAWKSEGDLSTKLDLLFEHYIIASWDAIRATPDAGDLESGSHAAAERAMVAAEAALDAMLVDLFAPYADALARNGQNVADFAPFVRAVLMGFKHKTTDRDALLKNLAVFKAMVVLSTT, via the coding sequence ATGACCATCAGCCTGTCCGAAAAAGAAAGCCAAATTGCCGCCGCCGCCCTGCGTGTGTTCACGCGCTATGGCCTGAAGCGAGCGACGATGAACGATGTCGCGGAAGAAGCCGGTGTCGTGCGCCAAACGCTCTACAACGTCTTCGCCAATAAGGACGAAGTGATCCACGGGACGCTGCTGTATTACACGGAAATGCTCCGCCAAAGGACGCTGGACGCGTGGAAGAGCGAAGGCGATCTTTCGACCAAGCTCGACCTATTGTTCGAGCATTATATCATCGCATCTTGGGATGCGATCCGAGCCACGCCCGATGCCGGGGACCTCGAATCCGGTTCTCACGCAGCGGCCGAGCGGGCCATGGTGGCCGCAGAAGCCGCGCTTGATGCCATGTTGGTCGATCTATTCGCCCCCTACGCCGACGCCTTGGCGCGGAATGGGCAGAACGTGGCGGACTTCGCCCCGTTCGTGCGCGCGGTTTTGATGGGGTTCAAACACAAGACGACGGACCGCGATGCCCTCCTGAAAAATCTGGCGGTGTTCAAGGCAATGGTCGTACTCTCCACCACCTAG
- a CDS encoding (2Fe-2S)-binding protein, with product MRLNVNGEVKEVDVAPDMPLLWVLREELNIPGTRYGCGVAQCGACTVHIDGQAMRSCQMPVGDLEGAQITTVEGLAQAETLHVVQQAWIDHQVAQCGYCQSGQIMQAAELLSTTPNPTDEDIDFAMSGNLCRCGTYPRIRAAIHAAARAMEG from the coding sequence ATGCGCTTGAACGTGAACGGTGAGGTTAAAGAGGTCGATGTCGCGCCAGACATGCCGCTTCTGTGGGTCTTGCGCGAAGAGCTGAACATACCGGGTACGCGCTATGGCTGCGGCGTCGCGCAATGTGGCGCTTGTACGGTTCATATCGACGGGCAAGCCATGCGGTCCTGTCAGATGCCGGTGGGCGATCTGGAAGGGGCGCAGATCACAACCGTAGAAGGGTTGGCGCAGGCCGAAACGCTGCACGTCGTGCAACAGGCTTGGATCGACCATCAGGTGGCGCAATGCGGCTACTGTCAAAGCGGGCAGATCATGCAAGCCGCCGAACTGCTATCCACCACGCCGAACCCGACCGACGAAGACATCGATTTCGCCATGTCCGGCAACCTGTGCCGATGCGGCACCTACCCGCGTATTCGCGCCGCGATTCACGCCGCCGCCCGCGCGATGGAGGGTTGA
- a CDS encoding molybdopterin-dependent oxidoreductase: MSKIKTFTRRAFLVGSAAVAGGVAFGAYLVVRDPENPNLQDLPEGAASFNPWVRIDASGVTLITPHADIGQGAVSMQAALIAEEMDLEWGGFDVDFGRPAPAYWNTAMANDGAPVVPWDDSFGARAMRSTMGGLLKVMGMQGTGGSSSTPDSFVKLREAGAMARETLKSAASARTGVAVADLLTEAGAVHLPDGTVIPYADLAADAAQIDPVQDTPLRDPSTWRLIGQDMPRLDIEAKSTGQAMYGIDLELPGMVRASVRVNPRKGGTLNGFDATEAEAMQGVEQIIEIPGGVAVIATNTWYAMQALDAISYDWGPADYAPDQDAHWAALEDSFTEETLDKEWLNSGDVEADMPGAEVLEAEYRAPYVAHQPLEPLNAIVLVEDDSVQVWTGHQMPRFLQQQVAAITGHDADQVVFHNQYAGGSFGHRLEFDYVKQATHVAMQLRGTPVKIIYSRETDFAQDFPRQITMGRARGAVRDGQVISYDTQIAAPSAMRSQMARLGQPLPGPDGQLAAGIWQQPYGFENVRMRGYAVEGLSPVSSWRSVGASANGFVGEGFLDELIHAAGADPLEERIRLCTLDDVSRRVLEAVGEMSNWGEALPEGTGRGVALVHSFGVPCAEVVEVTNTENGIRLDRVWVAADVGRVVDPVNFENIVKGGVIWGLGHAMNCEITYTDGIADQTNFHSHEGMRMHQVPEIFVRGLENGGVRGIGEPPVPPAAPALANAIFAATGQRLREMPFWNHVDFV; this comes from the coding sequence ATGAGCAAGATCAAGACCTTTACCCGCCGCGCCTTCCTTGTCGGCTCTGCCGCCGTTGCCGGGGGCGTCGCCTTTGGCGCGTATCTGGTTGTGCGCGATCCAGAAAACCCGAACCTCCAGGATTTGCCCGAGGGGGCCGCGTCGTTTAACCCTTGGGTGCGGATTGACGCCTCTGGCGTGACGCTAATCACCCCCCATGCCGACATCGGACAGGGGGCTGTGTCCATGCAGGCCGCGCTGATTGCCGAGGAAATGGACTTGGAATGGGGCGGGTTTGATGTCGATTTCGGCCGCCCCGCCCCGGCCTATTGGAACACGGCCATGGCCAACGATGGCGCGCCGGTTGTGCCTTGGGATGACAGCTTTGGCGCTCGCGCCATGCGATCCACGATGGGTGGTTTGCTGAAGGTTATGGGGATGCAGGGTACGGGGGGATCGTCCTCCACGCCGGATAGTTTCGTGAAACTGCGCGAAGCCGGCGCGATGGCCCGAGAGACGCTAAAAAGCGCGGCCAGCGCGCGAACGGGCGTTGCCGTGGCCGATCTGCTCACGGAAGCGGGGGCCGTTCACCTGCCCGACGGTACAGTCATTCCCTATGCCGATCTTGCCGCTGACGCCGCGCAAATTGATCCGGTGCAAGACACGCCGCTGCGCGACCCATCGACGTGGCGCCTGATCGGCCAAGATATGCCGCGCCTTGATATTGAAGCGAAATCCACCGGCCAGGCGATGTATGGCATCGACCTAGAGCTACCGGGCATGGTGCGGGCCAGCGTGCGGGTGAACCCGCGAAAGGGTGGCACCCTGAACGGGTTTGACGCCACGGAGGCCGAGGCGATGCAGGGTGTGGAGCAGATCATAGAGATCCCCGGCGGCGTTGCGGTGATTGCCACCAATACCTGGTACGCGATGCAGGCACTCGATGCGATTTCCTACGATTGGGGCCCCGCTGATTACGCGCCGGATCAAGACGCCCATTGGGCAGCTTTGGAAGATAGTTTCACCGAGGAAACGCTCGACAAAGAATGGCTCAACAGCGGCGATGTGGAGGCCGATATGCCCGGCGCCGAGGTGCTGGAGGCCGAATACCGAGCCCCCTACGTGGCGCACCAACCGCTAGAGCCGCTGAACGCCATTGTGCTGGTGGAAGACGACAGCGTGCAAGTCTGGACCGGCCACCAAATGCCCCGCTTCCTGCAACAGCAGGTGGCCGCCATTACCGGCCATGACGCGGACCAAGTGGTGTTCCACAACCAATATGCGGGCGGCTCGTTCGGGCATCGGCTGGAGTTTGACTACGTCAAGCAGGCCACCCATGTCGCGATGCAGCTACGCGGCACCCCAGTTAAGATTATTTACAGTCGAGAGACCGATTTCGCACAAGATTTTCCAAGGCAAATCACGATGGGCCGCGCCCGGGGTGCGGTGCGTGATGGGCAGGTCATCAGCTACGACACGCAAATCGCGGCGCCTTCTGCCATGCGCTCGCAGATGGCCCGCCTAGGCCAGCCCCTGCCCGGTCCCGATGGCCAGCTTGCCGCTGGCATTTGGCAGCAGCCTTACGGATTTGAGAACGTGCGCATGCGCGGCTACGCGGTCGAGGGGCTTTCGCCCGTCTCGTCGTGGCGGTCGGTCGGAGCCTCGGCCAACGGCTTTGTCGGCGAAGGTTTTCTGGACGAGTTGATCCACGCCGCCGGGGCGGACCCGTTGGAGGAACGCATCCGCCTGTGCACCTTGGATGACGTCAGCCGCCGCGTGCTGGAAGCCGTCGGAGAGATGTCCAACTGGGGCGAGGCACTGCCCGAAGGCACGGGCCGCGGCGTTGCACTGGTTCATTCCTTCGGCGTTCCCTGCGCCGAGGTGGTCGAGGTGACCAACACCGAAAACGGCATCCGCCTGGACCGCGTCTGGGTCGCCGCAGATGTGGGCCGTGTCGTGGACCCGGTAAATTTCGAGAACATCGTGAAGGGCGGCGTCATCTGGGGCCTTGGTCACGCGATGAACTGCGAGATCACCTACACCGATGGCATTGCGGATCAGACGAATTTCCACTCTCACGAGGGGATGCGGATGCATCAGGTGCCCGAAATCTTCGTGCGCGGGTTGGAGAACGGCGGTGTGCGCGGGATCGGAGAACCCCCTGTCCCGCCAGCCGCCCCTGCCTTGGCGAACGCGATTTTTGCCGCCACCGGGCAGAGGTTGCGGGAAATGCCGTTCTGGAACCACGTGGATTTCGTCTGA